A genomic window from Nomascus leucogenys isolate Asia chromosome 10, Asia_NLE_v1, whole genome shotgun sequence includes:
- the LOC100583662 gene encoding olfactory receptor 10H5, translated as MQGLNHTSMSEFILVGFSAFPHLQLMLFLLFLLMYLFTLLGNLLIMATVWSERSLHTPMYLFLCTLSVSEILYTMAIIPRMLADLLSTQRSIAFLACASQMFFSFSFGFTHSFLLTVMGYDRYVAICHPLRYNVLMSPRGCTCLVGCSWAGGSVMGMVVTSAIFHLTFCGPNEVHHFFCHVPPLLKLACGDDVLVVAKGVGLVCITALLGCFLLILLSYAFIVAAILKIPSAEGRNKAFSTCASHLTVVVVHYGFASVIYLKPKGPQSLEGDTLMGITYTVLTPFLSPIIFSLRNKELKVAMKKTCFTKLFPQNC; from the coding sequence ATGCAGGGGCTAAACCACACCTCCATGTCTGAATTCATCCTCGTTGGCTTCTCTgccttcccccacctccagctGATGCTCTTCCTGCTGTTCCTACTGATGTACCTGTTCACGCTGCTGGGCAACCTGCTCATAATGGCCACCGTCTGGAGCGAGCGCAGCCTCCACACGCCCATGTACCTCTTCCTATGCACTCTCTCTGTCTCCGAGATCCTCTACACCATGGCCATCATCCCGCGCATGCTGGCCGACCTGCTGTCCACCCAGCGCTCCATCGCCTTCCTGGCCTGTGCCAGTCAGATGTTCTTCTCCTTCAGCTTCGGCTTCACCCACTCCTTCCTGCTCACCGTCATGGGCTACGACCGCTACGTGGCCATCTGCCACCCCCTGCGCTACAACGTGCTCATGAGCCCGCGGGGCTGCACCTGCCTGGTGGGCTGCTCCTGGGCTGGTGGCTCAGTCATGGGGATGGTGGTGACCTCGGCCATTTTCCACCTCACCTTCTGTGGACCCAATGAGGTCCACCATTTCTTCTGCCACGTGCCACCTCTGTTGAAGTTGGCCTGTGGAGACGATGTGCTGGTGGTGGCCAAAGGCGTGGGCTTGGTGTGTATCACGGCCCTGCTGGGCTgttttctcctcatcctcctctcctATGCCTTCATCGTGGCCGCCATCTTGAAGATCCCTTCTGCTGAAGGTCGGAACAAGGCCTTCTCCACCTGTGCCTCTCACCTCACTGTGGTGGTCGTGCACTATGGCTTTGCCTCTGTCATTTACCTGAAGCCCAAAGGTCCCCAGTCTCTGGAAGGAGACACCTTGATGGGCATCACCTACACGGTCCTCACGCCCTTCCTCAGCCCCATCATCTTCAGCCTCAGGAACAAGGAGCTGAAGGTCGCCATGAAGAAGACTTGCTTCACCAAACTCTTTCCACAGAACTGCTGA